A single genomic interval of uncultured Desulfobulbus sp. harbors:
- a CDS encoding cation:proton antiporter has product MEHDTIFFIIAALLAASTLCQWGAWRVQLPAIIFLLLTGIMVGPVLGLLHPEALLGKFFFPFISISVAVILFEGSLTLRFKEILGFEAVIRNMVSFGMVVTWLITAVTAHYVVGMCWQIAFLFGAITVVTGPTVIAPILRTVRPTANVANILRWEGIVIDPIGAALAVLVYEYIITASAGSPWGHTLLFFLRLLIVGTTIGAGSGYFLGLALRSNWIPDFLRNIATLSAVLVSFIIANGLQAEAGLVTVTVMGIWLANMKNVDVQGIIDFKESISLLLISLLFITLAARIDLQALLDLGWRALLLFFAIQFLARPLNIVISATGSKLSWPERHFLAWIAPRGIVAAAISALFAVQLERAGFADANLLSPLTFFVIIATVLLQSTTARMVARWLKVVEPEPKGFLIVGANIVARSLAHALTHNGVKVLLADTVRGNVTKAKIEGLSCYFGNPFSEHADQFLPLTGIGRVLALSSHETINVAAAMHYRNELGTDKVFVIQSKLRERVSERIRLPIQRLSRTLFGRNITHSYISWVLSHGGSIHTTKLSSHFGFREFSKRHGYRAVPLFAIDPKHVVHVFCEELQIDPKVGWLIIYLRQPDRRKTPRKRTPVVTAPQLEGDRAAQVKPCPPDELF; this is encoded by the coding sequence ATGGAACATGACACCATATTTTTCATCATTGCCGCTCTGCTGGCCGCCAGCACCCTCTGCCAATGGGGGGCTTGGCGGGTACAGCTGCCGGCGATCATCTTTCTTCTGTTGACCGGCATCATGGTCGGCCCGGTCCTGGGCCTGCTCCATCCGGAGGCCTTACTGGGCAAATTTTTCTTTCCCTTTATCTCGATCTCGGTCGCGGTCATCCTCTTTGAGGGCAGCCTCACCCTGCGCTTCAAGGAAATCCTTGGTTTTGAGGCCGTGATTCGCAACATGGTCTCCTTTGGCATGGTGGTGACCTGGCTGATCACCGCGGTGACCGCCCATTACGTGGTCGGCATGTGCTGGCAGATCGCCTTTCTCTTCGGTGCGATCACCGTGGTCACCGGGCCGACCGTGATCGCCCCCATCCTGCGCACGGTACGTCCAACCGCCAATGTGGCCAACATCCTCCGCTGGGAAGGGATTGTCATCGACCCCATCGGGGCGGCCCTGGCGGTCTTGGTCTATGAATACATCATCACCGCCTCTGCGGGTTCGCCCTGGGGCCATACCCTGCTCTTTTTTCTGCGGCTGCTCATCGTCGGCACAACCATTGGAGCCGGCAGCGGATATTTTCTCGGTCTGGCGCTCCGCTCCAACTGGATCCCCGACTTCCTGCGCAACATCGCCACCCTCTCGGCCGTGCTGGTCTCCTTTATCATCGCCAACGGGCTGCAAGCCGAAGCCGGCCTGGTGACGGTGACGGTGATGGGCATCTGGCTGGCAAACATGAAGAATGTGGATGTGCAGGGGATCATCGATTTCAAGGAATCCATCAGCCTGCTGCTGATCTCCCTGCTGTTCATCACCCTGGCGGCGCGGATCGACCTGCAGGCACTGCTCGACCTGGGCTGGAGGGCGCTGCTGCTCTTTTTCGCGATCCAGTTTCTTGCCCGGCCGCTGAATATCGTCATCTCTGCCACCGGATCCAAACTTTCCTGGCCGGAACGCCACTTTTTGGCCTGGATTGCTCCGCGTGGTATTGTTGCCGCCGCCATCTCCGCCCTCTTTGCGGTTCAACTGGAAAGAGCCGGTTTTGCCGATGCCAACCTGCTCAGTCCGCTCACCTTTTTCGTGATTATAGCCACAGTGCTGCTGCAGAGCACCACCGCGCGGATGGTGGCAAGGTGGCTCAAGGTGGTGGAACCGGAGCCCAAGGGGTTTCTCATTGTCGGTGCCAATATCGTTGCCCGCTCGCTGGCCCACGCCCTGACCCACAATGGAGTCAAGGTGCTGCTCGCCGACACTGTGCGCGGCAATGTGACCAAGGCCAAGATAGAGGGGCTTTCCTGTTATTTCGGCAATCCCTTCTCCGAACACGCCGACCAATTTCTTCCCCTGACCGGCATCGGCCGCGTCCTCGCGCTTTCCTCCCACGAGACGATCAACGTGGCAGCAGCCATGCATTATCGCAATGAACTCGGGACGGACAAGGTCTTTGTCATTCAATCCAAACTGCGCGAGCGGGTCTCTGAGCGTATCCGCTTGCCGATTCAGCGGTTGTCGCGCACCCTCTTTGGCCGGAACATCACCCACTCCTATATTTCCTGGGTTCTGTCCCATGGCGGCAGCATCCACACCACCAAGCTCTCCAGCCACTTTGGCTTTCGTGAGTTCAGCAAACGCCACGGCTATCGGGCAGTGCCCCTTTTTGCCATTGATCCCAAACATGTTGTCCATGTCTTTTGCGAGGAGCTGCAGATCGATCCCAAGGTGGGGTGGTTGATCATCTATCTGCGCCAGCCGGATCGGCGGAAAACGCCGCGCAAACGCACTCCCGTGGTGACAGCACCGCAGCTTGAAGGCGATCGTGCAGCACAGGTCAAGCCCTGTCCTCCGGATGAATTGTTCTGA
- a CDS encoding NAD-dependent epimerase/dehydratase family protein, which yields MHIYSERCQLLRQQPATWLVTGVAGFIGSNLLETLLAMGQKVVGLDNFSTGFQHNLDEVRQRVGEEAWQRFCFIKGDIREPADCREACTGVDYVLHEAALGSVPRSIEDPLTTNANNITGFLNMLVAARDAKVRRMVYAASSSTYGDHPDLPKVEDKIGNPLSPYAVTKLVNELYAAVFARTYGFKTIGLRYFNIFGQRQDPEGAYAAVIPKWFAGLLKGEPVYINGDGETSRDFCFIENCVQANILAATADDDAADNVYNVAFGERTTLNELYRLIQERVAAQYPAVAQANPVYREFRAGDVRHSLANIGKAHQLIGYHPGFSVRDGLDKAAQWYIERFKE from the coding sequence ATGCATATTTATTCGGAGCGGTGCCAACTGCTCAGGCAACAGCCTGCCACCTGGCTGGTGACCGGTGTCGCCGGTTTCATCGGCTCGAATCTGCTGGAAACCCTGCTGGCCATGGGGCAGAAGGTGGTGGGGCTGGATAACTTTTCCACCGGCTTTCAGCACAACCTCGACGAGGTTCGGCAACGGGTGGGCGAGGAGGCCTGGCAGCGTTTCTGTTTCATCAAGGGAGACATTCGCGAACCCGCCGACTGCCGTGAGGCCTGCACCGGCGTGGACTATGTGCTTCATGAGGCGGCGCTTGGTTCGGTGCCGCGCTCGATTGAAGATCCGTTGACCACCAATGCCAACAACATCACCGGGTTCCTCAACATGCTGGTCGCTGCCCGCGATGCCAAGGTGCGCCGCATGGTCTATGCCGCCTCCAGCTCAACCTACGGCGATCATCCCGATCTGCCCAAGGTCGAGGACAAGATCGGCAACCCGCTCTCACCCTATGCGGTAACCAAGCTGGTCAATGAACTCTATGCTGCGGTCTTTGCCCGGACCTATGGCTTCAAGACCATCGGACTGCGCTACTTCAACATCTTCGGCCAACGTCAGGATCCGGAAGGGGCCTATGCGGCGGTCATCCCCAAATGGTTTGCCGGATTGCTCAAGGGCGAGCCGGTCTACATCAACGGTGATGGCGAAACCAGCCGCGATTTCTGCTTTATCGAAAACTGTGTTCAGGCCAATATCCTTGCCGCCACCGCCGATGACGATGCGGCGGACAATGTCTATAATGTTGCCTTTGGCGAGCGCACGACGCTCAACGAATTGTACCGGTTGATCCAGGAGCGGGTGGCAGCCCAGTATCCTGCCGTTGCCCAGGCCAATCCGGTGTACCGCGAGTTCCGCGCCGGCGATGTCCGCCATTCCCTGGCCAATATCGGCAAGGCACACCAGCTTATCGGATACCACCCCGGCTTTTCGGTGCGGGATGGACTAGACAAGGCCGCCCAGTGGTATATTGAACGGTTCAAGGAGTAG
- a CDS encoding Cache 3/Cache 2 fusion domain-containing protein: MKLNVKIALLGGSSVLLTAVALVFLAVWQSKEYSRLAQTEIDGLIDADLDHIAQSVYNLVLTENEAVQAHVDANLRVARHLLDHRGGVRQSEERVAWRAINQFTQEGRDLLLPKLLLDHTWLGQITDFQVRTPLVDEVTDLVGETTTVFQRMNAQGDMLRVATTVRTLDNQRAISTYIPSVNPDGRANPVIAAILQGQTYHGRAYVVNDWYLTAYEPLVNATGELVGMLYVGVRQQAVAARIRQAILQTNVGKTGYVYVLEGNGQNRGQYIISGKGSRDGENIWFSRDPDGRFVIQEIINTATSLGAGELATYRYRWQNPGDPAPRWKVVRLAYYAPWDWVIGTSVYEDELHFYSNLLQTGRQRMAQVMVGAACLIILLAGMVGVVASRSLTRPIRQMTAAAGRIIAGDLSQFVDASGHDEIGLLGQTFNHMMGELKTSTESLREQEEAFRGIFENALEGLYQSTLEGRFIKANPALADILGYESPQVLMEELTDIRHQFYVHPEDRDRLLACFARENKIAGFEVLCFRRDKTHVWISISAGMRTIGSSGQRVIEGFMTDITARKQAEEALAASKEYLNQIINSVGDPIFVKDEQHRWVLMNDAMCMFMGQSREALLGKSDYDFFPKEQADVFWTKDQLVLDSGQININEELFTGAEGRLNTILTKKTLYTDKSGGRFIVGIIRDLTEQKRAEEEKKRLEMRLSQSQKMEAIGTLAGGIAHDFNNILQPMLSYSELLKKELVTDSRFQQYLDRIYTAGLRAKDLINQILAFSRQAEHTLQPLRLQSSLKEILKLCRATIPSSIPMQYEIQEDCAPVLLDPIQLHQVVMNLIINAYHAVDQCGGEISVNLREVRLSEEESAERSLQAGSYAMITVTDTGCGIDAKIREKIFEPYFTTKGAGKGTGLGLAVVYGIVKDHHGDIKVDSEVGSGTVVTVYLPITDKAFEVVPTEQDIGYPRGTERVLLIDDEELITEVGQLILEGLGYEVTCRQNSLEAIELFKADPDAFDVVITDMTMPNMTGAQLAQELLAIRPELPILICSGFSERVSREQAKGIGIRYFLRKPITLFEISHKVRAALDER; this comes from the coding sequence ATGAAATTGAATGTAAAGATTGCCCTGTTGGGGGGCAGCAGTGTGCTTCTCACCGCGGTTGCGCTGGTTTTTTTGGCTGTGTGGCAGAGTAAAGAATACAGCCGACTTGCCCAGACAGAAATCGATGGTCTCATCGATGCCGATCTCGATCATATCGCCCAAAGTGTCTATAACCTCGTGCTGACGGAGAATGAGGCTGTTCAGGCACATGTCGATGCCAACCTCAGGGTGGCACGTCATCTTCTCGATCATCGGGGTGGGGTCCGACAGAGCGAGGAACGGGTCGCTTGGAGAGCGATCAACCAGTTCACCCAGGAGGGCAGGGATCTGCTGTTGCCCAAGCTGCTCCTTGACCATACATGGCTTGGACAGATAACCGATTTTCAAGTTCGCACTCCCCTGGTCGACGAGGTGACGGATCTCGTCGGAGAAACCACCACCGTGTTTCAGCGAATGAATGCACAGGGCGATATGCTTCGTGTTGCCACCACCGTGCGGACGCTCGACAATCAGCGGGCGATCAGCACCTACATCCCCTCTGTCAATCCCGATGGTCGCGCCAATCCGGTTATCGCCGCCATCCTCCAGGGGCAGACCTATCACGGCCGGGCCTATGTGGTCAACGATTGGTATCTGACCGCCTATGAACCGCTGGTCAATGCAACAGGGGAGTTGGTGGGCATGCTCTATGTCGGTGTCCGCCAGCAGGCCGTGGCGGCACGAATCCGTCAGGCCATTTTGCAGACCAATGTCGGCAAGACCGGCTATGTCTACGTGCTGGAGGGAAATGGGCAGAATCGGGGGCAGTACATCATCTCCGGCAAGGGGAGTCGCGACGGGGAAAATATCTGGTTCAGCCGCGATCCAGATGGCCGATTCGTTATCCAGGAGATCATCAACACGGCCACCTCGTTGGGTGCGGGAGAATTGGCAACCTATCGTTATCGATGGCAAAATCCAGGTGATCCTGCTCCGCGTTGGAAGGTGGTGCGCCTGGCGTACTATGCCCCCTGGGACTGGGTGATCGGGACGAGTGTCTATGAGGACGAGCTGCATTTCTACAGCAATCTCTTGCAAACCGGTCGTCAGCGAATGGCTCAGGTGATGGTCGGGGCGGCCTGCCTGATCATCCTCCTGGCCGGGATGGTGGGGGTTGTCGCCAGTCGCTCCCTGACCCGGCCCATTCGTCAGATGACCGCCGCAGCCGGGCGGATTATTGCCGGAGATCTGAGTCAATTTGTTGATGCCTCTGGTCACGACGAGATTGGCCTCCTTGGCCAGACCTTTAATCATATGATGGGCGAGTTGAAAACATCAACCGAGAGCCTGCGGGAACAGGAGGAGGCCTTTCGCGGGATTTTCGAAAATGCCCTGGAAGGGTTATATCAGAGCACGCTCGAAGGGCGGTTCATCAAGGCAAACCCCGCTCTTGCCGATATCCTCGGCTACGAATCGCCACAGGTCCTGATGGAGGAGCTTACCGACATCCGGCACCAGTTTTATGTCCATCCCGAGGATCGGGATCGCCTGCTTGCCTGTTTTGCCAGGGAGAACAAAATTGCGGGGTTTGAGGTCCTGTGTTTTCGTAGAGATAAAACCCACGTATGGATATCGATCAGCGCCGGTATGCGGACCATCGGCTCCAGCGGGCAAAGGGTAATCGAGGGCTTTATGACCGATATCACCGCTCGTAAACAGGCCGAGGAGGCACTGGCGGCATCCAAGGAGTATCTCAACCAGATCATCAACAGTGTCGGCGATCCCATCTTTGTCAAAGACGAACAGCATCGATGGGTCCTGATGAACGATGCCATGTGCATGTTTATGGGCCAGAGTCGCGAAGCATTGTTGGGCAAGTCGGATTATGATTTTTTCCCCAAGGAGCAGGCGGATGTGTTCTGGACCAAGGACCAGCTGGTGTTGGATAGTGGTCAGATCAACATCAACGAGGAGTTGTTCACCGGTGCCGAGGGGCGGTTGAACACTATCCTCACCAAGAAAACTTTGTATACCGATAAAAGCGGCGGCCGTTTCATTGTCGGTATTATCCGCGATCTGACAGAACAGAAACGGGCGGAGGAGGAAAAGAAGCGCCTGGAGATGCGGCTGAGCCAGTCACAAAAAATGGAGGCCATCGGCACCTTGGCGGGGGGCATCGCGCATGATTTCAACAATATTCTCCAGCCGATGCTGAGCTATTCCGAGCTGCTGAAAAAGGAACTGGTGACCGACAGCCGCTTCCAGCAGTATCTGGATCGTATTTATACCGCAGGGTTACGGGCCAAAGATCTGATCAACCAGATTCTTGCCTTTAGCCGCCAGGCGGAGCATACACTCCAGCCCCTCCGACTCCAGTCCAGCCTGAAGGAAATTCTCAAGCTCTGCCGGGCGACCATCCCTTCCTCCATCCCCATGCAGTATGAGATTCAGGAGGATTGCGCTCCGGTGCTGCTCGATCCCATTCAGCTGCACCAGGTTGTGATGAACCTGATCATCAATGCCTATCATGCGGTCGATCAGTGCGGCGGCGAAATTTCAGTCAACCTACGGGAGGTCAGGCTTTCCGAGGAGGAGAGCGCCGAGAGGTCGCTGCAAGCGGGGAGCTATGCCATGATTACAGTGACGGATACCGGCTGCGGCATCGATGCGAAGATCCGGGAAAAGATCTTTGAACCCTACTTCACCACCAAAGGCGCAGGTAAGGGGACAGGCCTTGGGCTTGCCGTGGTGTACGGTATTGTCAAGGACCATCACGGCGATATCAAAGTGGATTCCGAGGTGGGCTCGGGGACGGTGGTCACCGTGTATCTCCCGATTACGGACAAGGCCTTTGAAGTGGTGCCCACTGAGCAGGACATCGGTTACCCCCGTGGCACTGAACGCGTCCTCCTGATCGATGATGAGGAACTCATCACCGAGGTCGGCCAGCTTATCTTGGAGGGGTTGGGCTATGAGGTGACCTGCAGGCAAAACAGTTTGGAGGCCATCGAGTTGTTCAAGGCGGATCCCGATGCTTTTGACGTGGTGATTACCGATATGACCATGCCGAACATGACGGGAGCCCAGCTTGCCCAGGAACTGCTTGCCATTCGGCCCGAGCTCCCCATTCTTATCTGCAGCGGTTTCAGTGAGCGTGTCAGCCGTGAGCAGGCCAAAGGGATAGGTATACGCTATTTTTTGCGAAAGCCGATTACCCTTTTTGAAATTTCACACAAGGTGCGGGCTGCCTTGGATGAGCGTTGA
- a CDS encoding KamA family radical SAM protein: MKNAQRVQQIRKIIALDPAMEAILLSTGSLEEKRTELRSHLANLLLNIYDKTRDMAALDWVVFRDTIWVLRNMLNPRSEELAGFSLLAYLDDLLHGRHPGPPPSSGFVAELQHLLKGINGLTNLYTEKPPAFLNHCGRTAAKMRSTDLSRMARKAQSFIDRYPCGMDDDLVRQRSVNKQRIFHHFQISDLEWNDWSWHTRHIIRNPQTLEALVDLADEERAAITMAREQRIPFGITPYTVSLMDPDNRRTWDRAIRAQVIPPMRYVKRVSALRQDPGCSNDFMVEGDTSPIDGITRRYPGIVILKPVLTCPQICVYCQRNWQIQDVFSQDAALGEEKLEQALQWIEKTAEISEVLVTGGDPLILSDERLEVILSRLSQMEHVVRIRIGTRTPVTLPQRITESLVRTITRFHEPGRREVLIITHFEHPTEITPEAMQAVQRFRLFGVGVYNQMVFTYYNSKKFEAATLRQKLRLIGVTPYYTFNTKGKEETDDYRVPIARLLQEQQEEARLFPGTVRTDEIVFNVPRLGKNYLRAGQNRDMIAILPDGRRVYEFHPWEKKMALMDTYVYTDVSIHDYLKRLQRDGEQLKEYNSIWYYY, translated from the coding sequence ATGAAGAATGCGCAACGCGTGCAGCAGATTCGTAAAATTATCGCCCTTGATCCGGCCATGGAGGCCATCCTCCTCTCCACAGGTTCTCTTGAGGAAAAACGAACTGAGCTCAGGAGCCATCTCGCCAACCTGCTCTTGAATATCTACGATAAAACCCGCGATATGGCCGCCTTGGACTGGGTCGTCTTCCGGGATACGATCTGGGTGCTGCGCAACATGCTCAACCCCCGCAGTGAAGAACTGGCCGGTTTTTCTCTGCTCGCCTACCTCGATGATCTGCTGCACGGACGCCATCCAGGCCCTCCGCCGAGTTCGGGGTTTGTTGCCGAGCTGCAGCACCTGCTCAAAGGGATCAACGGCCTGACCAATCTCTATACGGAAAAGCCGCCGGCCTTTCTCAATCATTGCGGCCGCACCGCAGCGAAAATGCGTTCCACTGATCTCTCCCGAATGGCTCGGAAGGCGCAAAGCTTTATCGATCGCTATCCCTGCGGCATGGATGATGACCTGGTCCGGCAACGCAGTGTCAACAAACAGCGAATTTTTCACCATTTTCAGATCAGCGACCTGGAATGGAACGACTGGAGCTGGCATACCCGTCACATCATACGCAATCCCCAGACCCTTGAAGCCCTCGTCGACCTTGCCGACGAGGAGCGGGCCGCGATCACCATGGCGCGCGAGCAGCGTATTCCGTTCGGCATCACGCCCTACACCGTGTCCTTGATGGATCCGGACAATCGCCGCACCTGGGACAGGGCCATTCGTGCCCAGGTGATTCCTCCGATGCGCTATGTCAAACGGGTGAGCGCTCTTCGCCAGGATCCGGGCTGCAGCAACGATTTCATGGTCGAGGGGGATACCTCGCCCATTGACGGCATCACCCGCCGTTACCCCGGTATCGTGATTTTGAAGCCGGTGCTGACCTGCCCGCAGATCTGCGTCTACTGCCAGCGCAACTGGCAGATCCAGGATGTATTCTCCCAGGATGCGGCCCTTGGTGAGGAAAAGTTGGAGCAGGCCCTGCAATGGATCGAAAAAACAGCGGAGATCTCCGAGGTTCTGGTCACCGGCGGCGATCCGTTGATCCTCTCCGACGAGCGACTGGAGGTGATTTTGAGCCGTCTGTCGCAGATGGAGCATGTGGTCCGCATCCGTATCGGCACCCGTACACCGGTGACCCTGCCGCAACGGATCACCGAATCCCTGGTGCGGACCATCACCCGCTTTCACGAACCCGGGCGGCGAGAGGTGTTGATCATCACCCATTTCGAACACCCCACCGAGATCACCCCCGAGGCGATGCAGGCGGTGCAGCGTTTTCGTCTCTTTGGGGTCGGGGTCTACAATCAGATGGTGTTCACCTACTACAATTCGAAAAAATTCGAGGCCGCCACCCTGCGGCAGAAGCTGCGTCTGATCGGTGTGACCCCGTATTACACCTTCAACACCAAGGGCAAGGAAGAAACCGACGATTACCGGGTCCCTATCGCCCGTCTGCTCCAGGAGCAGCAGGAGGAGGCGCGCCTTTTTCCCGGCACGGTGCGTACCGATGAAATCGTGTTCAACGTGCCCCGACTGGGCAAGAACTATCTCCGTGCCGGCCAGAATCGGGACATGATCGCCATCCTCCCCGACGGCCGCCGGGTCTATGAGTTCCATCCCTGGGAAAAGAAGATGGCCCTGATGGATACCTACGTCTATACCGACGTCTCCATCCACGACTACCTCAAACGTCTCCAGCGCGACGGCGAGCAGCTCAAAGAGTATAATTCAATCTGGTACTACTACTAG
- the dinB gene encoding DNA polymerase IV: MPPIRKIIHIDMDAFFASVEQLDRPELKGHPVIVGGNPQSRGVVAACSYEARAFGVHSAMPCSRAYQLCPRAVFIKPRMARYQEISQRIMDLFREYTPLVEPLSVDEAFLDVTENLVNEPSATRIAQAIRAEIKTRLGLSASAGVSYNKFLAKIASGHTKPDGLTVIPPDRARDFIATLPIGKFYGVGRVTEKKMQTQGIRTGADLLRFSQHELARLFGKTGLFFHDIARGLDRRPVEPVRVRKSIGTETTLAEDIRDYTQVSSLLDHLVSRVAELLADKQTGGRTLTLKVRYSDFTTITRSCTSREGFFAAGDIVARLPGLLATTEAGRRKIRLLGLTVANLCDEEEARRIRIRQLDLPFPGKNDAQALL, encoded by the coding sequence ATGCCGCCCATCCGCAAAATCATTCACATCGACATGGACGCCTTTTTCGCCTCGGTCGAGCAGCTCGACCGGCCGGAGTTGAAGGGTCATCCGGTCATTGTCGGCGGCAATCCGCAAAGCCGGGGCGTTGTCGCGGCCTGCTCCTATGAGGCCCGCGCCTTCGGTGTCCACTCGGCCATGCCCTGCAGCCGCGCCTACCAGTTATGCCCCCGGGCGGTGTTCATCAAACCGCGCATGGCCCGCTACCAGGAAATATCGCAGCGGATCATGGACCTCTTTCGGGAATACACCCCGCTGGTGGAGCCGCTTTCCGTGGACGAGGCCTTTCTCGACGTCACCGAAAACCTGGTGAACGAGCCCTCGGCCACCCGCATCGCCCAGGCTATCCGGGCCGAGATCAAGACCAGGCTGGGCCTGAGTGCGTCAGCCGGCGTGTCCTACAACAAGTTTCTGGCCAAGATCGCCTCCGGGCATACCAAACCTGACGGGCTCACCGTCATCCCTCCGGATCGTGCCCGGGATTTCATCGCAACCCTGCCCATTGGCAAATTTTACGGCGTCGGTCGAGTGACCGAAAAAAAAATGCAGACCCAGGGGATTCGCACCGGGGCGGACCTGCTCCGCTTCTCCCAACACGAGTTGGCGCGTCTTTTTGGCAAGACCGGCCTTTTTTTCCACGACATTGCCCGCGGCCTGGATCGACGACCGGTGGAACCGGTACGGGTCCGCAAATCCATCGGCACCGAAACCACCCTGGCTGAAGACATCAGGGATTACACCCAGGTCAGTTCCCTGCTCGACCACCTGGTCTCCCGCGTCGCCGAGCTGCTGGCCGACAAGCAGACCGGTGGCCGCACCCTGACACTCAAGGTCCGTTACAGCGACTTCACCACCATCACCCGCTCCTGCACCTCCCGCGAGGGATTCTTCGCCGCCGGCGACATCGTTGCCCGCCTCCCGGGGCTCTTGGCAACGACCGAGGCCGGACGCCGCAAGATCCGCCTGCTCGGCCTCACCGTGGCCAACCTCTGCGACGAAGAGGAGGCACGACGCATTCGCATCCGCCAGCTGGACCTCCCCTTTCCTGGTAAAAACGATGCTCAAGCCCTTCTCTAG
- a CDS encoding transporter substrate-binding domain-containing protein, whose protein sequence is MYIPCKRSHILLLLTFLLLFSHLLPLNAMAGNELRVGIRDIKPFIFYEPNEEPRGFAIDLWKAIATELGLSYRFVPSQGIARTLDDMKNGRLDIAIGAITITENRESQFDFSLSHFHTGLGIMTPAHTNYSLSAFWSSFFTRERLIKLGSFIAFLLVSAHVIWLAERRNQQSFHRSYFPGVIEGIYWSIVTASTVGYGDYVPKSRIGKLLAVVIIIVSLPLFAVFVANISSDITLHELRSYIEGPNDLAEKKVGVVKGSTSEEYMRRERLGVLRSVPNAKEMYTLLEQEQLDAVVHDLPTLQYFASTAGKGKVKLVGKMFNKQDYAFLLPENSSLKERVDRTLLNLVESGAMDELENKWFGTGSAQ, encoded by the coding sequence ATGTATATTCCTTGCAAGCGATCCCACATTCTCCTGCTGCTGACCTTTCTGTTGCTATTCTCGCATCTGCTGCCGTTAAATGCAATGGCTGGCAATGAACTCAGAGTCGGCATTCGTGATATCAAGCCGTTTATATTTTACGAGCCCAACGAGGAACCGCGCGGATTTGCCATTGATCTATGGAAGGCCATTGCGACCGAGTTGGGGCTTTCCTATCGGTTCGTGCCCAGCCAGGGAATCGCCCGCACCCTGGATGATATGAAAAACGGCAGACTCGACATTGCCATCGGCGCGATCACCATCACCGAGAATCGGGAAAGCCAGTTCGATTTCAGCCTCTCCCACTTCCACACCGGCCTGGGTATCATGACCCCGGCCCACACCAACTATTCCCTCTCGGCTTTTTGGAGCTCTTTTTTCACCAGGGAACGATTGATCAAACTGGGCTCCTTTATTGCGTTCCTCCTCGTCTCCGCCCACGTGATCTGGCTGGCGGAACGGCGCAACCAGCAGTCCTTTCATCGCAGCTACTTTCCCGGGGTGATTGAGGGCATCTACTGGTCGATTGTCACCGCCAGCACCGTTGGTTACGGCGACTATGTCCCCAAAAGCCGTATCGGCAAACTGCTCGCGGTGGTAATCATCATCGTCTCCCTGCCTCTGTTTGCCGTCTTTGTCGCCAACATCTCCTCCGACATCACCCTGCACGAGTTGCGCAGTTATATTGAGGGGCCCAATGATCTGGCCGAGAAAAAGGTCGGCGTGGTCAAAGGCAGCACCAGCGAAGAATACATGCGCCGCGAGCGACTGGGCGTCCTCAGATCCGTGCCAAATGCCAAGGAGATGTATACGCTTCTCGAACAGGAACAGTTGGATGCCGTGGTCCATGACCTCCCTACCCTGCAGTATTTCGCCAGCACCGCAGGCAAGGGCAAGGTCAAACTGGTGGGCAAGATGTTCAACAAGCAGGATTACGCCTTTCTCCTCCCGGAAAACAGTTCACTGAAAGAACGCGTCGACCGCACCCTGCTGAATCTTGTCGAAAGTGGGGCCATGGACGAATTGGAAAATAAATGGTTCGGCACCGGATCGGCCCAGTGA